The following is a genomic window from Acidimicrobium ferrooxidans DSM 10331.
CCTTGAGGCGCCGAGCCTTGAGCACCGCACGACCGGCTCTCGTCGACATCCGCGCGCGAAAACCATGGGTGCGCGCACGACGCCGATTGTTGGGCTGGAACGTCCGCTTCATCGCCTGATCACCTTCCTTGTCGAGCCCCGCAGTCTAGGAGTTCGAGGAGTCGAGGCCAACACCCTGCGAGGCGAGCGAACGTGCCCTATGAT
Proteins encoded in this region:
- the rpmH gene encoding 50S ribosomal protein L34; protein product: MKRTFQPNNRRRARTHGFRARMSTRAGRAVLKARRLKGRHRLSA